In Deinococcus aquiradiocola, the sequence TGGTCGGCAGCGGCTTCCTGAGCAAGGCCATGGGCATCCTGGAAGGCAGCCCCAGCACCAGCCACCCCACGGAAGGCAAGTTCGCGGGCGCGTTCGTGATGGACGTGTCGGCGTTCATGCCGGGCCTGGAGGAACCGAACGTGGTCCTCATGCGTTCCGACGGGACCGCCATGTACGCCGCGAAGGACATCGGGTACCAGTTCTGGAAGTTCGGCCTGTTCGGCGGCATGCGGTTCCGGCCGTTCATCACCGACCCGGACGGCAAGGTCATCTGGACGAGCCACCCGGACGGCGAGCCGGACGCGGAAGGCCGCTTCGGGCACGCGGCCGAGGTCATCAACGTGATCGACACGCGCCAGGAGCACCCGCAGCGCGTCGTCGCGGCGAGCCTCGGCGTGGCCGGACACCCGGAGCAGGAGGCGCGCAGCATCCACCTCAACTACGCCTTCGTGACCTTCGAAGGCCAGACGATCTCCGGCCGCAAGGGGGTGGGCGCGAGCGCGGACGCCGTGATGGACGAAGCGCACGCGCGCGTCACGACGCTCATGCAGGACCTCAAGCCGGAAGTGCTCGGCACGCCCGAAGGGGACGAGATCGTGCGCCGCATCGCCATCGGCGCGATCCGCTTCGCGATGCTGAAGAGCGAACCGACCCGCACCCTCGACTTCCGCTGGGATCAGGCGCTGGCCCTGCAGGGCGACACCGCCCCGTACGTGCAGTACGCCGCCGTCCGCGCCGCCAACATCCTCAGGAGGGCCGCCGCCGAAGGCCACACCCCGGACGGCGCCGACTGGAGTCAGATCACGCCGCTGGAACTGGACCTCGCCAAGGTCGTCGCCCGCGCCCCGCAGGTCATTCAGACGTCCGTGCGCGTCCACAGCCCGCACGTCGTCGCGCAGTACGCGCTGGACCTCGCCACGGCCTTCAACGCCTGGTACAACGCCAAGGGCCCCGACGGGAAGCCCGCCACGAACGTCCTGCAGTCGCCCGCCGGACTGCGCGAGGCCCGACTCGCCCTCGTGCAGCGCCTCCGCGCCGAGATGGAGGAAACCCTGGGGCTGCTCGGCATCCAGATTCCCTCCTCGATGTAAGGCAGCGACAGTCTGGCCGGAGCGTCCGGTCGTTCCCGCCCCTCCGCCCGGTGCGTGAGGGGCGGGTGCTGTTGCAGGGGCCTGACGTTGCACGGTCGGCGGTCACGGATGCCGTCCGGTTCAGGACTGCCCGTGCAGGGCGGCTCTGGCGACGCCTGACCGCTCGCTCAGCCCTGCCTTGACGGCGTGCCGCGCGGCGCGGGGTTCAGGTGCCTCTGGGTTTGGCTTTGCGGGTGGCTTCGGCGGTCCACGGGTCGTCCGGCCAGGGGTGGCGGGGGTACTGGCCTCGCAGGTCCTTGCGGGCCTCGAAGTACCCGCGTTCCCAGAAGGAGCGGAGGTCCTGCGTGACCTGCACGGGGCGGCGGGCGGGGGAGAGCAGGTGCAGCAGGACGGGCGTGCGGCCCGCGTTGACGGTGGGCGTGTCGGCCAGGCCGAACAGTTCCTGCAGTTTCACGGCCAGGATGGGCGCCTCGCCGTCCGCGCGGTACTGGAGGCGCACGCGGTTGCCGCTGGGAACGTCCAGCATGACGGGCGCGAGCTCGTCGAGGGTCCGCGTGAGGTTCCACGGGAGGAGGGTCTGCAGGGCGGGCAGGACGTCCACGCGGTTCAGGTCGTCGCGGGTGCGGGCCGTGCCGAGCGTGCCGGGCAGCCATTCGTCCAGGCGGGCGAGCAGCGCGTCCCGGCCCAGGTCGGGCCAGTCGTCGCCGCGCCAGGCGCGCAGGCTGGACACCCGGGCCAGCCACTGCTGCGCGGTGTCCGACCACCGCAGCACCTCCAGGCCTTCCTGGCGGACGGCGTCCGTGAGGGCGGCCGTGCGGAGGTGGGCGGGCACGTCGCGCAGCGGTTCGGCGTGCAGGAGGACGGCGCCCACGCGGTCCTCGCGCTGCGCGATCAGCGTGCCGGTCCGCGCGTCCCAGCGCACGCGGTCCTCGCGCGTGACGCGGGCCGCGAGGGCCTCCTCGTGGATGGGCGCGGCGAGGTACACGCGGCCCTCGCCCGCCACCTGCCGCGCGTCCAGCGTGGCGACCGCGATGAGGGGCGTCCCGGCGAGCGGGTCCGCTTCGGGGAGGCGGACGCCCTGCCCGCCCACCATCAGGTAGCGGTCGCGGGTGCCTTCGCGCAGGGCGGCCACGCGTTCCGGGTACGCGAGCGCGACGAGGCGCCCCACGTCGGCGGGGTCCGCGTGCCGGTGGGGGGCGTTCATGCCGATCTCCTGCCGCCAGTGCCGCGAGAGGCGCTCGACGCGTTCCAGCACCACCGTGTCGCCGGTCGTCGCCTGCCGGTTCCGCCAGCGGTGCAGGGCCAGGAGGCGTTCCCCGAGGTCCGTGCCCGCCCCCGTCCCGGCGAGCGGGTCGCGTTCCTCCAGCAGGGCGGCCACGTCGCACGCGAGGGCCTGCAGGCCCGCCTGGACGCTGCCGCGCAGCAGGTGCGCGAGGCGCGGGTGGGTGGGGAGGCGCAGCAGCGCCAGCCCTTCGGGCGTCGCGAGGCCCTGCGGGGTGAGGGCGTCCAGGTCGCGCAGCAGCACGCGGGCGCTCTCCACCCGGCGCTCGGGTGGCGCGTCCAGCCAGTGGAGGCTGCCGGGGTCGGGCGTGCCCCACCCCGCGAGTTCCAGCGTGAGCGGCGCGAGGTCCGCCTCCAGGATCTCCGGGGGTTGCGCGGCCGCGAGGGCCGCCTGCGTGCGTTCGCTCCACAGGCGCAGCGCAACGCCCGGCGCGGTGCGGCCCGCCCGTCCGGCGCGCTGCGTGGCGGCGTCGTGCGTGACGCGGACCGTCACGAGGCGGCTGAGGCCCGTGCCGGGATCGAACTGCTGCCTGCGCGTCCATCCGCTGTCGATCACGACGCGTACCCCGTCGAGCGTCAGGGACGTCTCGGCGATGCTGGTGGCGAGCACCACCTTGCGCCGCCCGTCCGGGTCGGGCAGGATGGCGCGCCCCTGCGCTTCCGGCGACAGGTCCCCGTACAGCGGGAGGACCGTCACGTCCGGGTGCCGGGCCGACAGCGTCCCGAGCGCGCGGCGGATCTCGCCCACGCCCGGCAGGAACGCGAGCACGTCACCCGGCAGGTCGGAGAGGGCGCGCGTCACGGCCGCCGTCACGGCCGCGTCCGGCGGCCCGGCCGGATCGACCGGCAGGTACTTCACGTCCACCGGGTACGCGCGCCCCTCGGACGCGACGAGCGGCACGTTGCCCAGACGTGCGG encodes:
- a CDS encoding arginine--tRNA ligase is translated as MATDLKTQLKQAVEEAARSLGGTIDAVIQETPADKPGDYGTPAAFLLAKAMRQNPAVIAGQLAAAVVLPAGIARAEAVGPYLNFFVDAGAFVRGVVEVRPTFPHQPDKVIIEHTSVNPNKELHVGHVRNVTLGDSMARIFRAAGHTVEVQNYIDDTGRQAAESLYAQTHYGLMWDGVQKYDQFMGEGYVRLNADPDKARAEDGIRAIIHRLETGELRGEIERIVEAHLQTCFRLGARYDLLNWESDVVGSGFLSKAMGILEGSPSTSHPTEGKFAGAFVMDVSAFMPGLEEPNVVLMRSDGTAMYAAKDIGYQFWKFGLFGGMRFRPFITDPDGKVIWTSHPDGEPDAEGRFGHAAEVINVIDTRQEHPQRVVAASLGVAGHPEQEARSIHLNYAFVTFEGQTISGRKGVGASADAVMDEAHARVTTLMQDLKPEVLGTPEGDEIVRRIAIGAIRFAMLKSEPTRTLDFRWDQALALQGDTAPYVQYAAVRAANILRRAAAEGHTPDGADWSQITPLELDLAKVVARAPQVIQTSVRVHSPHVVAQYALDLATAFNAWYNAKGPDGKPATNVLQSPAGLREARLALVQRLRAEMEETLGLLGIQIPSSM
- the hrpB gene encoding ATP-dependent helicase HrpB; the protein is MTALLPIHAVLPDVRAALARHSLVVLQAPPGAGKSTVLPTELLGEPWLAGQGVVVLQPRRVAARSVAARLASNTGSEVGGLVGYRVRFDSRVSARTRVTVMTEGILTRLLQSDPELPGVGLVVFDEFHERSLQADLALALVREVQDALRPDLRVLVMSATLDPALPARLGNVPLVASEGRAYPVDVKYLPVDPAGPPDAAVTAAVTRALSDLPGDVLAFLPGVGEIRRALGTLSARHPDVTVLPLYGDLSPEAQGRAILPDPDGRRKVVLATSIAETSLTLDGVRVVIDSGWTRRQQFDPGTGLSRLVTVRVTHDAATQRAGRAGRTAPGVALRLWSERTQAALAAAQPPEILEADLAPLTLELAGWGTPDPGSLHWLDAPPERRVESARVLLRDLDALTPQGLATPEGLALLRLPTHPRLAHLLRGSVQAGLQALACDVAALLEERDPLAGTGAGTDLGERLLALHRWRNRQATTGDTVVLERVERLSRHWRQEIGMNAPHRHADPADVGRLVALAYPERVAALREGTRDRYLMVGGQGVRLPEADPLAGTPLIAVATLDARQVAGEGRVYLAAPIHEEALAARVTREDRVRWDARTGTLIAQREDRVGAVLLHAEPLRDVPAHLRTAALTDAVRQEGLEVLRWSDTAQQWLARVSSLRAWRGDDWPDLGRDALLARLDEWLPGTLGTARTRDDLNRVDVLPALQTLLPWNLTRTLDELAPVMLDVPSGNRVRLQYRADGEAPILAVKLQELFGLADTPTVNAGRTPVLLHLLSPARRPVQVTQDLRSFWERGYFEARKDLRGQYPRHPWPDDPWTAEATRKAKPRGT